From Pseudoalteromonas viridis, the proteins below share one genomic window:
- a CDS encoding AAA family ATPase: MFKGTESYIASTALQQAVNAAVILEKPLLIKGEPGTGKTLLAEELAKSLDTELIQWHIKSTTKAQQGLYEYDAVSRLRDSQLGDARVHDIGNYIIKGKLWQAFTQAKRPVLLIDEIDKADIEFPNDLLLELDRMEFHVYETGEQVKAQVRPIVIITSNNEKELPDAFLRRCFFHYIDFPDKEEMQAIIDVHFPAIKPRLVKQALEVFFELRSVAGLKKKPSTSELLDWLKLLLAEDIDPETLQDRSHKGGLMPMFGALLKNEQDVTLLEKLAFLGKR, encoded by the coding sequence ATGTTTAAAGGTACCGAGTCTTATATTGCCAGCACAGCGCTGCAACAGGCTGTGAATGCAGCCGTGATCCTGGAAAAGCCACTTTTGATCAAAGGGGAGCCTGGCACGGGTAAAACCCTGCTGGCCGAAGAGCTGGCCAAAAGCCTGGATACAGAGCTCATTCAGTGGCACATCAAATCGACTACCAAAGCGCAGCAAGGCCTGTATGAATACGATGCGGTATCGCGTCTGCGCGACAGCCAGCTGGGCGATGCCCGGGTGCACGATATTGGCAACTACATCATTAAGGGCAAGCTGTGGCAGGCCTTTACTCAGGCAAAACGCCCCGTCCTGCTGATCGACGAAATCGATAAGGCAGACATTGAATTCCCCAACGATCTGCTGCTTGAGTTAGACCGCATGGAGTTTCACGTGTACGAAACCGGTGAGCAGGTTAAAGCGCAAGTTCGCCCTATTGTGATCATCACCTCCAACAACGAAAAAGAACTCCCCGATGCATTTCTACGTCGTTGCTTCTTCCACTATATCGACTTCCCGGACAAAGAAGAGATGCAGGCGATCATCGATGTGCATTTCCCGGCGATTAAGCCCCGCCTGGTAAAACAAGCGCTGGAAGTGTTTTTTGAATTACGCAGCGTGGCCGGGTTGAAGAAAAAGCCCAGCACCAGTGAGCTGCTGGACTGGCTTAAACTGCTACTTGCAGAAGACATTGACCCCGAAACACTGCAAGACCGCAGCCACAAAGGGGGATTAATGCCCATGTTTGGCGCGCTGCTGAAAAATGAGCAGGATGTGACCTTGCTTGAAAAGCTGGCTTTTTTAGGTAAGCGCTGA
- the ispF gene encoding 2-C-methyl-D-erythritol 2,4-cyclodiphosphate synthase, translated as MIRIGHGFDVHKFGGEGPLTICGEKIPYSQGFIAHSDGDVAIHAVCDALLGALALGDIGKHFPDTAAEFENIDSRILLRSVMEQVSELGYQLGNLDVTIVAQAPKMRPHIDAMRANLAADCNADIGQVNVKATTTEKLGFEGRKEGISSHAVVLLTKVA; from the coding sequence ATGATACGCATAGGTCACGGGTTTGATGTTCATAAGTTCGGTGGCGAAGGCCCGCTAACCATTTGTGGCGAAAAGATCCCCTATAGTCAGGGGTTTATTGCACATTCCGACGGTGACGTGGCCATTCATGCCGTGTGCGATGCCTTGCTCGGGGCACTGGCATTGGGCGACATTGGCAAGCATTTTCCAGATACTGCCGCTGAGTTTGAAAACATCGACAGCCGGATCTTGCTGCGCTCTGTGATGGAGCAGGTCAGCGAATTGGGTTATCAGCTCGGTAATCTGGACGTCACGATTGTGGCACAGGCACCAAAAATGCGTCCGCACATTGATGCTATGCGCGCCAACCTGGCGGCAGACTGTAACGCCGATATTGGCCAGGTCAATGTTAAAGCCACCACCACCGAAAAACTGGGCTTTGAAGGGCGCAAAGAGGGCATATCCAGCCATGCCGTGGTGTTGCTGACGAAGGTGGCCTAG
- a CDS encoding porin, protein MKLSKSALFVSLFGALSASAYADVDVYGKANLSVQSSDEGEGSFTEVKSNASRFGLKGSEKLDSGLEVIYTLEFQVDVSDADSKGDDDNITARNQYVGLKGGFGEVVIGRNDTAFKQSQGKLDLFNDLEADIKNLFKGENRLGDSISYKSASFNGFKVLGTFIAEDSTDGENGYSAALTYGDAKLKSTNFYAAVATDSEVKGYDAVRFSVQGKVADFKLGAMYQMQEKVDGSDEADGYMVNAAYGFGANTLKLQYQVIDFDKGDKVDGISVGIDHKLSKAAKLYAFYSSVDEDNGVEEDYLGAGIEYKF, encoded by the coding sequence ATGAAATTATCTAAATCAGCATTATTTGTTTCTCTTTTCGGTGCTTTATCTGCAAGCGCTTACGCTGATGTTGATGTATATGGTAAAGCGAATTTGTCTGTACAGAGTTCAGACGAAGGTGAAGGCTCTTTCACTGAGGTGAAAAGCAACGCATCACGCTTTGGTTTAAAAGGATCAGAGAAGCTAGATTCTGGTCTTGAAGTTATCTACACATTAGAGTTCCAGGTTGATGTATCTGATGCCGACTCTAAAGGCGATGATGACAACATTACGGCACGTAACCAGTATGTAGGTCTGAAAGGCGGTTTTGGTGAGGTCGTGATTGGCCGTAACGATACGGCTTTCAAACAGTCACAAGGTAAACTGGACTTGTTTAATGACCTGGAAGCGGATATCAAGAACCTGTTTAAAGGTGAAAACCGTCTTGGCGATTCTATCTCTTACAAGTCAGCCAGCTTCAACGGGTTTAAAGTACTAGGTACTTTTATCGCTGAAGACAGCACAGATGGCGAAAACGGTTATTCAGCAGCGCTTACTTATGGCGATGCAAAATTGAAGAGCACTAACTTCTATGCTGCGGTTGCGACTGACAGCGAAGTAAAAGGCTATGATGCAGTACGTTTCTCAGTACAGGGTAAAGTAGCAGACTTTAAACTGGGCGCAATGTACCAGATGCAAGAGAAAGTGGATGGCTCTGATGAGGCAGACGGTTACATGGTAAACGCGGCATACGGTTTTGGCGCAAATACCCTGAAACTGCAATATCAGGTTATCGATTTTGATAAAGGCGATAAGGTTGATGGTATTTCTGTGGGTATCGACCACAAGCTGAGCAAAGCTGCAAAGCTTTACGCCTTCTACTCAAGTGTTGATGAAGACAATGGTGTAGAAGAAGACTATCTGGGTGCAGGTATCGAATACAAGTTCTAA
- a CDS encoding protein-L-isoaspartate(D-aspartate) O-methyltransferase yields the protein MLKNYKRSAEALVATLGRHGISDPEVLNCLEITPRHLFVDTVLQHKSYENTALPIGQGQTISQPLVVARMTELLRQAGVRKKVLEVGTGSGYQTAVLAQLFDEVYSIERIKALQWQAKRRLHMLDLYNVAMKHGDGWQGWASKGPYDGIIVTAAAAQVPQALLAQLADGGVMVIPVGEQHQVLTLYQRQGQQFIENKLAEVRFVPLVPGALS from the coding sequence TTGCTCAAAAACTACAAACGCAGCGCTGAGGCCCTGGTTGCGACTTTAGGTCGCCATGGGATCAGCGACCCTGAGGTATTAAACTGCCTGGAGATCACGCCCCGGCATCTGTTTGTTGATACGGTATTGCAGCATAAATCCTACGAGAATACAGCGCTGCCGATTGGCCAGGGGCAGACTATCTCTCAGCCGCTGGTGGTGGCGAGAATGACCGAGCTGCTGCGCCAGGCCGGGGTGCGCAAAAAAGTCCTGGAGGTTGGTACTGGCTCAGGCTATCAAACCGCAGTGCTGGCCCAGCTGTTCGATGAGGTGTACAGCATAGAGCGGATCAAAGCCCTGCAGTGGCAGGCCAAGCGCCGTTTGCATATGTTGGACTTATACAATGTCGCCATGAAGCATGGTGATGGCTGGCAGGGCTGGGCGTCTAAAGGCCCGTACGATGGCATCATAGTGACAGCGGCGGCGGCGCAGGTGCCACAAGCGTTACTGGCGCAGTTGGCGGATGGCGGCGTGATGGTGATCCCGGTCGGTGAACAACATCAGGTACTCACTCTGTACCAGCGACAAGGCCAACAGTTCATTGAAAACAAACTGGCCGAGGTGCGTTTTGTGCCCCTGGTGCCAGGCGCACTTAGCTAG
- the surE gene encoding 5'/3'-nucleotidase SurE: MKILLSNDDGVHAKGIEVLYQALCEIAEVVVIAPDRNCSGASNSLTLLNPLRATPLENGFISVNGTPTDCVHLGVNQLLDEAPDLVVAGINNGANLGDDTLYSGTVAAATEGRHLGLPAIAVSLCSKREAHYETAAAVTVKLIKALKSHPLPKDQIININVPDIPLSDLKGMQVTRLGARHKAETMTRQLDPWNRDVYWYGSLGQELDAGEGTDFYAVKQGYAAITPLKVDMTAHESLDSLSSWIAAQE; this comes from the coding sequence ATGAAGATCCTGCTCAGTAATGATGACGGAGTCCATGCAAAAGGCATTGAAGTACTCTACCAAGCTTTGTGCGAAATTGCAGAAGTCGTGGTGATAGCACCTGATCGCAATTGCAGCGGCGCAAGTAACTCATTGACCCTATTGAACCCATTACGGGCAACCCCGCTGGAAAACGGCTTTATAAGCGTGAATGGAACCCCCACCGACTGTGTACACCTGGGCGTGAACCAGCTGCTAGACGAAGCGCCGGACTTGGTCGTGGCTGGTATTAATAATGGTGCTAATCTGGGCGACGATACCCTTTATTCAGGCACCGTGGCGGCGGCCACAGAAGGGCGTCACCTTGGTTTACCTGCCATTGCCGTATCATTGTGCTCAAAACGCGAAGCCCATTACGAAACCGCCGCCGCAGTCACGGTTAAACTGATCAAAGCACTGAAAAGCCATCCGCTGCCCAAAGATCAGATCATTAATATCAATGTGCCGGATATTCCGCTGTCTGATCTCAAAGGCATGCAGGTCACTCGCCTGGGGGCCAGACACAAAGCCGAAACCATGACCCGGCAACTGGACCCCTGGAATCGGGATGTATACTGGTATGGCTCATTGGGCCAGGAGCTGGATGCTGGCGAAGGCACAGACTTCTATGCGGTGAAGCAAGGGTATGCCGCCATTACGCCTCTGAAAGTAGACATGACAGCACATGAAAGCCTGGATTCATTGTCAAGCTGGATAGCCGCGCAGGAGTAA
- a CDS encoding DUF1653 domain-containing protein, with protein MSKELKPGIYQHYKGPKYQVLFVATHSETEEAMVVYQTLYGNFDHWVRPLSMFCETVEVDGQQRPRFAYLGAAE; from the coding sequence GTGAGCAAAGAACTTAAACCCGGCATTTACCAGCATTACAAAGGTCCTAAATATCAGGTGCTGTTTGTCGCCACCCACAGTGAAACCGAAGAAGCTATGGTGGTATACCAGACCTTATATGGCAACTTTGATCATTGGGTGAGACCGCTCAGCATGTTCTGTGAAACGGTTGAAGTAGATGGCCAGCAGCGCCCACGTTTTGCATATCTGGGGGCCGCCGAATGA
- a CDS encoding LysR family transcriptional regulator, whose amino-acid sequence MDLDLLKTFVEVVKTRHFGRAAENLYITQSAVSFRIRQLEQSLGVNLFIRQRNNIQLTAPGERLLPHANMILTGMQRAKVDVALANNMHKQLSLAGTPNIWDAFLQFGINHIVAAMPGVSLVAEVKAQQESTRLLLERTLDIAVLFDPPKVDELVVKQIKHLAIIPVSTMAQTTNEDFFDKQYVYVDWGTAFSLWHAKQFTGSTPPYFRTSTGRIALDLIMQCGGSAFIPRALAVESIEKKQLFHIESVEQNAREIYVAYHKDNDQLEQIETIASLLASLPD is encoded by the coding sequence GTGGACCTAGATCTATTAAAAACATTTGTCGAAGTAGTAAAGACCCGTCACTTTGGTCGTGCAGCCGAGAATTTATACATTACTCAATCCGCTGTGAGCTTCCGAATACGCCAGTTAGAACAAAGTCTTGGCGTGAATTTGTTTATCCGTCAGCGCAACAATATTCAGCTGACTGCGCCGGGTGAACGTTTGTTACCCCATGCCAATATGATCTTAACCGGGATGCAGCGGGCCAAAGTCGATGTGGCACTGGCTAATAACATGCACAAACAGCTGTCCCTGGCGGGTACCCCGAACATTTGGGACGCGTTTTTACAGTTTGGGATTAACCATATCGTGGCGGCCATGCCTGGGGTATCGCTGGTGGCCGAGGTCAAAGCCCAGCAAGAAAGTACGCGCCTGTTGCTGGAGCGCACGCTCGATATTGCCGTATTGTTTGATCCGCCCAAGGTAGATGAGCTGGTGGTGAAACAAATTAAGCACCTGGCTATCATCCCGGTCAGTACAATGGCGCAAACGACAAACGAAGACTTTTTTGATAAGCAATATGTTTACGTAGACTGGGGAACGGCCTTTTCATTGTGGCATGCGAAACAGTTTACTGGTAGCACACCGCCTTATTTCAGAACCAGTACCGGTCGTATTGCGTTGGACCTTATCATGCAGTGTGGGGGCTCAGCATTTATCCCCCGTGCGCTGGCGGTTGAATCAATAGAGAAGAAACAGCTATTCCATATTGAATCGGTAGAGCAGAATGCGCGGGAGATTTATGTTGCTTATCACAAGGACAATGATCAACTGGAGCAAATAGAAACGATTGCCAGCCTGTTGGCGTCTTTACCTGATTAG
- the ispD gene encoding 2-C-methyl-D-erythritol 4-phosphate cytidylyltransferase: protein MMNNITIAAVVPAAGVGARMGLNHPKQYLKIGDKTVLEHTLSKLANVPRLDKIYVAVSETDGYFAALDLSALAVTRVTGGKERADSVLNALLAMQNTPPDWVLVHDAARPLVEVSDITNLIEQCLTHQEGGILASKVKDTIKRGTSHSEETVPRETLWQALTPQFFPYQQLLTALQQARQNKLQVTDEASAIEQAGQPVRLVSGRSDNIKITTPEDYALASFLMSQQSKARSL from the coding sequence ATGATGAATAACATAACCATTGCAGCGGTTGTACCTGCTGCCGGCGTAGGGGCCAGAATGGGGCTGAACCACCCCAAGCAATACCTGAAAATTGGCGATAAAACCGTGCTTGAGCATACGCTCAGCAAACTGGCGAATGTGCCCAGGCTGGATAAAATCTATGTCGCGGTGAGTGAAACCGATGGCTATTTTGCAGCGCTTGATTTAAGTGCGCTGGCTGTTACCCGGGTGACGGGCGGGAAGGAGCGTGCCGACTCCGTACTAAACGCTTTACTGGCCATGCAAAATACACCACCTGATTGGGTGCTGGTCCATGATGCTGCGCGCCCGTTGGTAGAGGTCAGCGATATCACCAATCTGATTGAGCAATGCTTAACACATCAGGAAGGGGGCATCCTGGCGAGTAAAGTCAAAGATACCATTAAGCGCGGCACCAGCCACAGCGAAGAGACAGTGCCAAGAGAGACCTTATGGCAAGCGTTAACACCGCAGTTCTTCCCTTATCAGCAACTACTCACTGCATTACAACAGGCACGGCAAAACAAGTTACAGGTGACCGATGAGGCATCTGCCATCGAGCAGGCCGGGCAACCCGTACGGTTAGTCAGCGGCCGCTCAGACAATATTAAAATTACCACACCAGAAGACTACGCACTGGCCAGTTTTCTGATGTCACAACAAAGTAAAGCGAGGTCACTATGA
- a CDS encoding DUF2947 domain-containing protein: MNYIALDAFKKAWVFRHQDLPIEEADLARIKPMTEQRAAVLWTTMVSREQDHPDFFTPHDWPGKEENWHESLDWEGPWEAGEATLPDTICDFLNWEDNTTVYFCMSRELIIETQFDVFKRTWQNFMFLADGSLLLGKKRDTAVMFSESGEARLGKRPKNL, translated from the coding sequence ATGAATTATATTGCGCTCGATGCGTTCAAGAAAGCCTGGGTGTTTCGTCATCAGGACTTGCCCATTGAGGAGGCCGATCTGGCTCGGATCAAGCCGATGACGGAGCAGCGCGCTGCGGTGCTGTGGACCACTATGGTCAGTCGTGAGCAGGATCACCCCGACTTTTTTACGCCCCATGACTGGCCAGGTAAAGAAGAAAACTGGCATGAAAGCCTGGATTGGGAAGGTCCATGGGAAGCGGGTGAAGCCACCCTGCCAGACACCATTTGTGATTTCCTTAACTGGGAAGACAACACCACAGTGTACTTTTGTATGTCGCGTGAGCTGATCATTGAAACCCAGTTTGATGTATTTAAGCGCACCTGGCAGAACTTTATGTTTCTGGCAGATGGCAGCCTGCTGCTGGGCAAAAAGCGCGATACGGCGGTGATGTTCAGTGAATCCGGAGAAGCCAGACTCGGCAAGCGACCTAAAAACCTGTAA
- the ftsB gene encoding cell division protein FtsB: protein MRYFQLALLCLCAYTQYNLWFGHNGLEDFRRIKAAVDKHQAANADLAKRNKLLKADIEDLKLGLEGVEERARHELGMIKPNETFIRVLPKKHDE, encoded by the coding sequence ATGCGATATTTCCAACTTGCATTGCTATGTCTGTGTGCATACACCCAATACAATCTGTGGTTCGGGCATAATGGCCTGGAAGATTTCAGACGCATCAAAGCGGCGGTCGATAAACATCAGGCCGCCAATGCCGACCTGGCAAAGCGAAATAAATTACTAAAAGCAGATATCGAAGATCTTAAGCTCGGCCTTGAAGGGGTTGAAGAGCGCGCTCGCCATGAGCTGGGGATGATCAAACCCAACGAAACCTTTATCCGCGTATTACCAAAGAAGCATGATGAATAA
- a CDS encoding vWA domain-containing protein produces MLIDFLFTLRRYGVKASLRELLDCLNALDKGVCFADIDGFYHLAKTIFVKDETQFDKFDRAFADYFEGVESLDLFSQLQQNALPQDWLRKEFEKHLSEEEKAKLKALGGLDKLLDTLKQRLAEQQKRHAGGNKWVGTGGTSPFGAYGYNPEGVRIGQDGSRHRRAVKVWDKRQYRNLDADSDISNRTIKLALKQLRKFARSGASDQLDLNETIRATAKQGGMLDVKMAPERHNAVNVIMLFDIGGSMDDHIQICEQLFSAAHSEFKHLEFFYFHNCVYEHVWQDNDRLDNTLLDTHQLINRFGRDYRLIFVGDATMGPYEIAYPGGSVEHWNQEAGSVWLQRLTQHFDKVAWLNPQPKTHWPYYQSIGLIDELMAGRMFPLTLDGLSEAIKELS; encoded by the coding sequence ATGTTGATCGACTTTTTATTCACGCTCAGGCGCTACGGGGTCAAAGCCAGCCTGCGGGAGCTGCTGGACTGTCTGAATGCGCTCGATAAAGGCGTGTGTTTTGCCGACATCGACGGGTTTTATCATCTGGCCAAAACCATCTTTGTCAAAGATGAAACCCAGTTCGATAAGTTTGACCGCGCCTTTGCTGATTACTTTGAAGGGGTGGAATCTCTGGATCTGTTCAGCCAGTTGCAGCAAAACGCCCTGCCACAGGACTGGTTGCGCAAAGAATTTGAAAAGCACCTGAGTGAAGAAGAAAAAGCTAAGCTTAAAGCGCTCGGTGGACTCGATAAGTTACTGGACACTTTAAAGCAACGGCTCGCCGAGCAGCAAAAACGCCATGCCGGTGGCAACAAATGGGTAGGCACCGGTGGTACCTCACCTTTTGGAGCATACGGTTATAACCCGGAAGGTGTGCGGATTGGCCAGGACGGCAGTCGTCACCGCCGTGCGGTCAAAGTGTGGGATAAACGCCAATACCGTAACCTGGATGCCGACAGCGACATCAGTAACCGTACCATCAAGCTGGCACTTAAGCAGCTGCGTAAATTTGCCCGTAGTGGCGCCAGCGATCAACTCGATCTGAACGAAACCATCCGCGCTACGGCTAAGCAAGGCGGTATGCTGGATGTGAAAATGGCCCCTGAACGGCACAATGCCGTGAACGTTATCATGTTGTTTGATATCGGCGGATCTATGGATGATCATATTCAGATCTGTGAACAACTGTTCAGCGCCGCACACAGCGAGTTTAAACACCTGGAGTTTTTCTACTTTCATAACTGTGTGTACGAGCATGTCTGGCAGGATAACGACAGACTGGATAACACCTTGCTTGATACCCATCAGCTGATCAACCGCTTTGGCCGGGATTATCGACTGATCTTTGTCGGCGATGCCACCATGGGCCCCTATGAAATAGCCTACCCCGGCGGCAGCGTTGAACACTGGAATCAGGAAGCCGGTTCAGTGTGGTTGCAAAGACTCACTCAGCATTTTGATAAAGTCGCCTGGCTCAACCCCCAGCCAAAAACACACTGGCCCTACTACCAGTCGATTGGTCTGATCGATGAGCTGATGGCAGGTCGCATGTTTCCGTTAACTTTAGATGGGCTTAGCGAAGCAATTAAAGAGCTCAGTTAA
- the rarD gene encoding EamA family transporter RarD, whose amino-acid sequence MGTSSETKQGYTFAVLAFLMWGLAPIYFKSLDQVDALEILIHRVVWSVLFIALIIAVKLNWHKVIAVLRQPKLMLMLTVTALLLGFNWGLFIWSVNNGHMLDASLGYYINPLLNVLLGMLFLHERLRPRQQFAVALALVGVVLQLVSFGSFPVIAFSLAGSFAIYGLLRKTMAVESLPGLLIEAVILLPIALGYWWWLTPSDTSNMMLNDWLTNLLLISAGVVTTLPLLCFTAAAKRIPYSTLGFFQYIGPSLMFMLAVVFYGEEFSAERVLTFAFIWSALALFSFDSYRAGMAQRRLAAA is encoded by the coding sequence ATGGGAACGAGTAGTGAAACGAAGCAGGGGTATACCTTTGCCGTTTTAGCGTTTTTGATGTGGGGACTTGCCCCCATCTATTTTAAATCACTGGATCAGGTCGATGCGCTTGAAATTCTTATCCATCGGGTTGTCTGGTCAGTGCTCTTTATCGCCTTGATCATCGCAGTTAAGCTGAACTGGCATAAAGTCATTGCGGTACTGCGTCAGCCTAAATTGATGCTGATGCTGACGGTTACGGCTTTATTGCTGGGGTTTAACTGGGGCTTGTTTATCTGGTCAGTGAACAACGGCCATATGCTGGATGCTAGTCTGGGTTACTACATTAATCCCTTACTCAATGTGCTGTTAGGCATGCTGTTTTTGCACGAGCGCCTGCGTCCTCGCCAGCAGTTTGCGGTTGCGCTGGCCCTTGTTGGAGTGGTGCTGCAACTAGTGAGCTTTGGTTCGTTTCCAGTGATCGCCTTTTCTTTAGCCGGGTCATTCGCAATTTATGGATTGCTGCGCAAGACCATGGCGGTGGAGTCCTTACCCGGTTTGCTGATTGAAGCCGTTATTCTGCTGCCCATTGCATTGGGTTACTGGTGGTGGCTAACACCCAGCGACACCAGCAATATGATGCTGAATGACTGGCTCACTAATCTGCTGTTGATCAGCGCCGGTGTGGTAACGACCTTGCCATTATTATGCTTTACCGCGGCTGCAAAACGCATCCCTTATTCTACTTTGGGATTCTTTCAGTACATCGGCCCCAGTCTGATGTTTATGCTGGCTGTGGTGTTTTATGGCGAAGAGTTTAGTGCGGAGCGTGTGTTAACGTTCGCGTTTATTTGGTCAGCGTTAGCGCTATTTAGCTTTGACTCTTACCGGGCGGGTATGGCGCAGCGCCGTCTTGCTGCGGCATGA
- a CDS encoding DUF413 domain-containing protein, translated as MSQNLATLKEAFATTKHFYDDINFPRGFSRSGHFTLQESDILENHGALLKSLYTKACDPQNEFQQHFVEVMGGLGSPENAMEKTWAKYLKLTTCKTKFHTLFGRSKVNANKEEVEAVATEADDDL; from the coding sequence ATGAGTCAAAATTTAGCGACCCTGAAAGAAGCTTTTGCTACAACAAAACATTTCTATGATGATATTAACTTTCCCCGGGGGTTTTCACGAAGCGGACACTTTACCCTGCAAGAGTCTGATATTCTGGAAAACCATGGTGCGTTACTTAAGAGCTTATACACTAAAGCCTGTGATCCGCAAAATGAATTTCAGCAACACTTTGTGGAGGTAATGGGGGGATTAGGAAGCCCGGAAAATGCCATGGAAAAGACCTGGGCCAAATACCTTAAACTGACAACCTGCAAAACCAAGTTTCATACTTTGTTTGGCCGCTCTAAGGTCAATGCAAATAAAGAAGAAGTCGAAGCGGTAGCCACAGAGGCAGACGACGATCTGTAA
- the truD gene encoding tRNA pseudouridine(13) synthase TruD — protein sequence MKTSVSDLNYLYGEPLARAEFKSQPEDFMVDEILDIDFTGEGEHVCLQIVKKGENTAFIARKLAAFAGVAPRDVSYGGLKDRHGVCTQWFSVPVPIKQELDFSTLNCDSLFVLKQVRHNRKLRTGCHKGNRFTITLRNVSEPLDLLSRVNAVRQGVPNYFGEQRFGHDGYNLEMAQRLFDGERIRDKKLRGLVISAARSHIFNQLVSRRVAEHGLAKTWHREVFMLSGSNAFFEEDISDELIVRLLEADIVLSAPMLGKGEKGLTALEIEWLKPFADWWQGLGALGLKNERRALRVIPENLTVKTLDATTVQLSFDLPKGCYATAILRELVHHEDVSHRNYDKKGSNQDEDPAQ from the coding sequence GTGAAAACCTCTGTATCTGATCTGAATTACCTCTATGGTGAACCTTTAGCGCGGGCTGAGTTTAAGTCTCAGCCGGAAGACTTTATGGTCGACGAGATCCTCGACATTGACTTTACCGGCGAAGGCGAACACGTTTGCCTGCAGATAGTTAAAAAAGGCGAAAACACCGCTTTTATCGCCCGTAAGCTGGCCGCGTTTGCCGGCGTCGCGCCCAGGGATGTCAGCTACGGCGGACTGAAAGACCGTCACGGTGTGTGTACACAGTGGTTTAGTGTTCCGGTGCCAATCAAGCAGGAGCTTGATTTCAGCACGCTCAACTGCGATAGCCTGTTTGTGCTAAAGCAGGTTCGTCACAACCGAAAACTACGCACCGGGTGTCACAAAGGTAATCGTTTTACCATTACATTACGTAATGTCAGTGAACCGCTGGATCTGCTGTCACGAGTGAATGCCGTGCGTCAGGGCGTGCCCAACTATTTTGGTGAGCAACGCTTTGGACATGATGGCTATAACCTGGAAATGGCGCAAAGGCTGTTTGATGGAGAGCGGATCCGTGATAAAAAACTACGAGGTCTGGTTATTTCGGCTGCACGCTCGCACATTTTTAATCAGCTGGTTTCAAGGCGGGTTGCTGAACACGGCCTGGCAAAAACCTGGCATCGCGAAGTCTTTATGCTCAGTGGCAGCAACGCATTTTTTGAAGAAGACATCAGTGACGAGCTAATAGTCCGGCTGCTCGAGGCAGACATTGTATTATCGGCGCCGATGCTTGGCAAAGGCGAAAAAGGCCTCACTGCGCTTGAAATAGAGTGGCTCAAACCCTTTGCCGACTGGTGGCAGGGGCTGGGTGCGCTGGGGCTTAAAAACGAGCGCCGAGCACTCAGAGTGATCCCCGAAAACCTGACGGTGAAAACACTCGACGCGACCACAGTGCAGCTTAGTTTTGATTTACCAAAAGGGTGCTATGCCACCGCGATACTGCGTGAGCTGGTGCATCATGAAGATGTCAGCCATCGCAATTATGATAAAAAAGGAAGCAATCAAGATGAAGATCCTGCTCAGTAA